Proteins from a single region of Cytophagaceae bacterium:
- a CDS encoding type I restriction-modification system subunit M — MSENQKRQLELQLWNIANTLRGKMNADEFRDYILGFIFYKYLSEKMEIFANEILRQDKIRFRDIGPKLPQAADYLEAIKEEALEKLGYFLRPEELFSEVAIRGMGDNEDETLFEEAKTNFILEDLQKILINIQLSTMGTESEEDFDNLFEDMDLNSTKLGKTPEARNAIIARVLSHLDKIDFKLENTELDVLGDAYEYLIGQFASGAGKKAGEFYTPQEVSKILAKLVTTGKHKLKSVYDPTCGSGSLLLRVAREVNDVAMFYGQEMNRTTYNLARMNMILHGVHYRKFDIKQDDTLEHPQHMGMEFEAIVANPPFSAQWSAKALFSSDDRFSQYGKLAPGSKADFAFVQHMIHHLAENATMAIVLPHGALFRGGAEQHIRRYLIETKNYLDAVIGLPANIFYGTSIPTCIMVYKKCRENPGDVLFIDASNGFEKVKTQNMLRQEHIEAIIDTYRHRHESEKYSKKATLEEIAQNDYNLNIPRYVDTFEAEEQIDIEAIAAEIKALDSSMEETDTAIAAYCRELGISAPF; from the coding sequence ATGTCTGAAAATCAAAAACGTCAACTCGAACTACAACTCTGGAACATCGCCAATACCCTCCGGGGCAAAATGAACGCCGACGAGTTTAGAGATTATATCCTGGGGTTTATTTTTTATAAATATCTGAGCGAGAAAATGGAAATCTTTGCCAACGAAATACTGAGGCAAGACAAAATTCGCTTTCGTGACATCGGCCCCAAGCTGCCTCAAGCCGCCGATTATCTGGAGGCCATCAAAGAAGAAGCCCTCGAAAAACTCGGCTACTTCCTTCGGCCCGAGGAGCTATTTAGTGAAGTGGCCATCAGAGGCATGGGCGACAACGAAGACGAGACCCTCTTCGAAGAAGCCAAAACCAACTTTATACTCGAAGACCTCCAGAAAATACTGATCAACATACAGCTCAGCACCATGGGCACCGAGTCAGAAGAAGACTTTGACAACCTCTTCGAAGACATGGACCTCAACAGCACCAAGCTGGGCAAAACCCCGGAGGCACGCAATGCCATCATCGCCAGGGTATTGAGCCACCTCGATAAGATTGACTTCAAACTCGAAAACACCGAGCTCGACGTACTGGGCGATGCCTACGAATATCTGATCGGGCAGTTTGCGAGTGGGGCAGGCAAAAAAGCCGGGGAGTTTTATACCCCTCAGGAGGTGAGTAAGATACTTGCCAAGCTGGTGACCACCGGCAAGCACAAGCTCAAAAGCGTATATGACCCCACTTGTGGCTCAGGCTCTCTCCTACTGCGGGTAGCCCGCGAGGTCAACGACGTGGCCATGTTTTATGGACAGGAGATGAACCGCACCACCTACAATCTGGCCCGCATGAACATGATATTGCACGGGGTACATTACCGCAAGTTTGACATCAAACAAGACGACACGCTTGAGCATCCCCAGCACATGGGCATGGAGTTTGAGGCTATAGTAGCCAACCCGCCTTTCTCGGCTCAATGGAGTGCCAAGGCCCTTTTTAGCAGCGACGACCGCTTTAGCCAATACGGCAAGCTGGCTCCGGGCAGCAAGGCCGACTTCGCATTTGTGCAGCACATGATTCACCATCTGGCCGAAAACGCCACCATGGCCATCGTACTGCCACACGGTGCATTGTTTAGAGGCGGTGCCGAGCAACACATCAGGCGGTATCTGATCGAAACCAAAAACTACCTCGATGCCGTGATCGGTCTGCCCGCCAATATATTCTATGGCACAAGCATACCTACCTGTATCATGGTATATAAAAAATGCCGCGAAAACCCCGGCGATGTGCTGTTTATCGATGCCAGCAACGGATTTGAAAAGGTAAAAACCCAAAATATGCTGCGGCAGGAACACATTGAGGCCATCATTGACACCTACCGCCACCGCCATGAAAGCGAAAAATACAGCAAAAAGGCCACGCTGGAAGAGATAGCCCAAAACGACTATAACCTCAACATCCCCCGCTATGTAGATACCTTTGAGGCTGAAGAACAGATTGACATAGAGGCCATAGCCGCCGAAATCAAAGCCCTCGACAGCAGCATGGAGGAAACCGACACCGCCATAGCCGCCTATTGCAGGGAATTGGGCATATCGGCACCGTTTTGA
- a CDS encoding SLATT domain-containing protein — protein MENEKRIFPKHLSHLNKTFFEELSYKLWSTKGARFKAHSRLISKNNKSVSSLAFLTAYLIIFGLVGVYQNKTHPLFEDHIINFGSLAGSILVLIFSLLEGMKDYKLNAHLYHTCALEISHLYNQLRIKKTLVFDENSTEEITSFCEEIDRKYTDILMKYPNHEDIDYKLFMLEKKDYFDNITKFEKFYWNSIHFFYNSFFYYLLIIVPPILLVLYYTKSQIFQIL, from the coding sequence ATGGAAAACGAGAAAAGAATATTCCCAAAGCATCTAAGCCATCTTAATAAGACTTTTTTTGAAGAGTTAAGCTATAAATTGTGGTCAACTAAAGGGGCAAGATTTAAAGCACATAGCAGGTTAATTTCAAAAAATAACAAGTCAGTATCTTCTTTGGCCTTTTTAACTGCTTATCTGATAATTTTTGGTCTAGTAGGTGTATATCAGAACAAAACTCATCCATTATTTGAAGACCATATCATAAACTTTGGAAGTTTAGCGGGTTCTATCCTTGTATTAATCTTTTCTCTTCTTGAAGGTATGAAAGATTATAAATTAAATGCCCATTTGTACCACACATGTGCACTTGAAATTAGTCATTTATATAACCAGTTAAGAATCAAGAAAACTTTGGTTTTTGATGAAAATTCAACTGAAGAAATTACCTCATTTTGTGAGGAAATTGACAGGAAATATACAGATATCCTAATGAAATACCCAAACCACGAAGATATTGATTACAAGCTATTTATGCTTGAAAAAAAAGATTATTTTGATAATATTACCAAATTTGAAAAATTTTATTGGAATTCAATTCACTTTTTTTACAATAGCTTTTTCTATTATCTTTTAATCATTGTACCTCCTATTTTATTGGTTTTATATTATACCAAAAGCCAAATCTTTCAAATTCTCTAA
- a CDS encoding DUF2779 domain-containing protein, with translation MKRLLTKSKFKLGLECPNKLFYIGKQNYANQKSEDPFLLALAEGGFQVEEYARMHYPGGIMIESDYSNYEYELYHEKTSKLLELENVIIYEAAFQFENLFIRTDILVKKGNRIYLKEVKAKSWGKEDSLIGKNGGINAKYKDYLWDLAFQTYVVQKCFPEFEVIPQFVFVDKTKTASINGMNQMFRIKKGTDARAEIIKLEADISKMGNSVLVEPENVNVAVQGILSGKFQTLETKTFDECLGLLRENYEKDIISNWPINYSACKKCEFKTTNEDKIKNLDSGFENCFSVLCNWKENDFSKPNIFDINNGHLLKLVEKGKLFKKDIIISDVIKTDKLSKTSIRQWIQIEKENNVDSTPDFEKEGLKNEISTIKYPLHFIDFETATVALPFYVGRKPYEAIAFQFSHHVMYPDGTIKHEDQYINIEKGVFPNFDFVRKLKTALSKDDGTIFRFHNHENSILNKIRIQLEESSEKDKYELIEFILSITQQKVKEKYVHIGKRNMVDLWVWLTKYYYNPLTKGSNSLKDYLPASILTSHFLQKKYSKPISQINVSSLNFDNNKIWLNENLDDPYKQLEPVHPEYDNEILDEFVGDQDEIKDGGAALIAFSKMQYMDMPSLEFDNIKKALLKYCELDTLAMVMFFEHLKEITE, from the coding sequence ATGAAAAGACTATTAACAAAATCAAAATTTAAACTGGGACTGGAATGCCCCAACAAATTATTTTATATAGGAAAACAAAATTATGCTAATCAGAAATCTGAAGATCCATTTCTTTTAGCCCTTGCCGAGGGAGGCTTTCAAGTAGAAGAATATGCCCGAATGCACTACCCGGGAGGTATAATGATAGAATCTGATTATTCAAATTATGAATACGAATTATATCATGAAAAAACATCAAAATTATTAGAACTAGAAAATGTCATTATTTATGAAGCAGCTTTTCAATTTGAAAATTTATTCATTAGAACAGACATTCTGGTTAAAAAAGGCAATAGAATTTACCTAAAAGAAGTGAAGGCTAAATCCTGGGGGAAAGAAGATTCGCTTATTGGTAAAAATGGCGGAATAAATGCCAAATATAAAGATTATTTATGGGATTTGGCTTTTCAAACTTATGTTGTTCAGAAGTGTTTTCCAGAATTTGAAGTAATTCCACAATTTGTTTTTGTTGACAAAACAAAAACTGCTTCAATAAATGGAATGAATCAGATGTTTCGAATCAAAAAAGGAACCGATGCAAGGGCAGAAATTATTAAATTAGAAGCCGATATATCAAAAATGGGAAACTCTGTCCTTGTTGAACCTGAAAATGTAAATGTAGCTGTTCAAGGAATTTTATCAGGCAAATTTCAAACTTTAGAAACTAAAACCTTTGATGAATGTTTAGGATTACTCAGAGAAAACTATGAAAAAGATATTATCAGTAATTGGCCTATAAATTATTCTGCCTGCAAAAAATGTGAATTTAAGACAACAAATGAGGATAAAATAAAAAATTTAGATTCTGGTTTTGAGAATTGTTTTTCGGTATTATGCAATTGGAAAGAAAATGATTTTTCAAAACCTAATATTTTTGATATCAACAACGGACATTTACTAAAGTTAGTAGAGAAAGGTAAATTATTCAAGAAAGACATAATAATTTCTGATGTAATAAAAACAGATAAGCTCTCAAAAACCTCTATTAGGCAATGGATTCAAATTGAAAAAGAAAATAATGTGGATTCAACACCGGATTTTGAGAAAGAAGGGTTGAAGAATGAAATTTCAACAATAAAATACCCACTTCACTTCATTGACTTTGAAACAGCAACAGTCGCACTTCCATTTTATGTAGGTAGGAAACCTTATGAAGCCATTGCTTTTCAATTTTCACACCATGTTATGTATCCTGATGGTACTATTAAACACGAAGATCAGTACATAAATATAGAAAAAGGAGTATTTCCAAATTTCGATTTTGTAAGAAAGCTTAAAACGGCACTTTCAAAAGATGATGGTACAATTTTCAGGTTTCATAACCATGAAAATTCAATTTTAAATAAAATAAGAATTCAATTAGAGGAATCTTCAGAAAAAGATAAATATGAATTAATAGAATTTATCCTAAGTATCACTCAACAAAAAGTCAAAGAAAAATACGTCCATATAGGTAAGAGAAATATGGTTGACCTTTGGGTCTGGCTTACCAAATATTATTATAATCCCTTGACAAAAGGTTCAAATTCTTTAAAAGATTACCTGCCTGCAAGTATTTTAACTAGTCATTTCCTCCAAAAAAAATACAGTAAACCTATCTCTCAAATTAATGTTAGTAGCCTAAATTTTGATAACAACAAAATCTGGTTAAACGAAAACCTGGATGATCCTTATAAGCAACTAGAGCCCGTGCATCCGGAATATGACAATGAAATTCTTGATGAATTTGTCGGAGATCAAGATGAAATAAAAGATGGAGGGGCTGCTTTGATAGCATTTTCGAAAATGCAGTATATGGATATGCCATCGCTTGAATTTGATAACATAAAAAAAGCACTTTTAAAATATTGCGAATTGGATACGCTAGCAATGGTAATGTTTTTTGAACATTTAAAAGAAATTACAGAGTAA
- a CDS encoding WYL domain-containing protein yields the protein MAQESLQIHRIIQILIENPRKTRELAKLMETSDRTIRRYIPKIEELGYLLEKDHHGRHFIFGGEEFRNRRFSPEERKYISNTLQLLPDKNPTRRAILEKLNAPELPIPNPESIKKHIAGKNLGDIQWAIEHNVTIILKNYHSPKGEKLYSDRKVNPIALTEDCSQLIAYEISSRKEKTFNVDRVESIIPTGKNFETPKSKARYTDPFGFTNTTKFLVKLRLSEQAKQLMIDDHPNTLQYISQEDGTWLFVGSVCDYRGIGRFILGLPGEIEIIESPELKKYLIERSKMYIF from the coding sequence ATGGCACAAGAATCATTACAAATTCACCGGATTATTCAGATATTAATTGAAAATCCTCGCAAGACCAGAGAACTGGCCAAACTGATGGAAACATCGGACCGTACTATCAGAAGATACATCCCCAAGATTGAGGAGCTGGGTTATCTTTTGGAAAAAGACCATCATGGCAGGCATTTTATTTTTGGTGGGGAGGAATTCAGAAACCGCCGCTTTAGCCCCGAAGAACGAAAGTACATCTCAAATACGCTCCAATTATTACCGGATAAAAACCCTACCCGAAGAGCAATACTGGAGAAACTCAACGCACCCGAATTGCCCATCCCTAATCCTGAGAGCATCAAAAAACATATAGCCGGAAAAAATCTGGGAGACATACAATGGGCAATAGAGCACAATGTGACTATCATTTTAAAAAACTATCACTCACCCAAAGGGGAAAAATTGTACAGCGACAGAAAGGTGAATCCCATCGCTCTTACCGAAGATTGCAGTCAGTTAATAGCTTACGAAATAAGCTCCCGTAAAGAAAAGACCTTTAATGTAGATCGGGTTGAGTCCATCATACCTACCGGGAAAAACTTCGAGACACCAAAATCAAAGGCACGATATACCGATCCTTTTGGATTTACCAATACCACAAAATTCCTTGTAAAACTGAGGTTAAGTGAGCAGGCCAAGCAACTCATGATTGATGACCACCCCAACACCCTTCAATATATCAGTCAGGAAGATGGCACCTGGTTATTTGTGGGCTCAGTATGTGATTATCGGGGAATTGGGAGGTTTATTTTAGGCTTGCCGGGAGAAATTGAGATAATAGAAAGCCCTGAACTAAAAAAATATCTGATAGAACGGTCTAAAATGTATATTTTCTGA
- a CDS encoding PorT family protein — protein sequence MKNIMLAIMGFMLVPTALWAQFDRADNREKFNIGVKGGLNYSNNYDSKGDKFTADTKVGFAAGGFISIPFTQLLGFQVEAMYSQKGYKEVGEYLGSVYTLTRTTDYLDIPLLVAIKPAKYLTIFAGPQYSYLMKQKESFENPLTTFEQKSDFKNDNIRKNTLGFMGGFDINVGKFVIGARAGWDIMNNNGDGTSTNPRYKNAWTQTTIGLAIL from the coding sequence ATGAAAAATATAATGCTGGCAATTATGGGCTTTATGCTCGTGCCAACCGCACTTTGGGCTCAATTCGATAGAGCCGACAATCGGGAAAAATTCAATATCGGAGTAAAAGGTGGTCTGAATTATTCCAACAACTACGATTCTAAAGGTGACAAGTTTACGGCTGATACCAAAGTGGGTTTCGCTGCGGGCGGTTTCATATCCATCCCCTTTACACAGTTATTAGGTTTTCAGGTAGAAGCTATGTACTCTCAGAAAGGTTACAAAGAAGTAGGTGAATACCTGGGTAGTGTATATACCCTTACCCGTACCACTGACTATCTTGATATACCCTTGCTGGTAGCGATAAAACCCGCAAAATATCTCACGATTTTTGCCGGACCGCAATATTCTTATCTGATGAAACAAAAAGAAAGCTTCGAAAACCCGCTCACCACATTTGAGCAAAAAAGTGATTTTAAGAATGATAATATCAGAAAAAACACACTTGGATTTATGGGTGGCTTTGATATAAATGTGGGCAAATTTGTGATTGGTGCAAGAGCCGGTTGGGATATCATGAACAACAATGGCGACGGTACCTCTACCAATCCAAGATACAAAAATGCCTGGACACAGACTACGATTGGCTTAGCGATTTTATAA
- a CDS encoding CsbD family protein: MSNLTALKGDWNETKGKLKQQFASLTDDDLLLAEGKQEELLGRLQKKLGKTKEEIHTLISKL; encoded by the coding sequence ATGAGTAATCTGACAGCCCTAAAAGGCGACTGGAACGAAACAAAAGGTAAACTGAAGCAACAATTCGCTAGCCTTACCGACGATGATCTGCTCCTGGCAGAAGGTAAACAAGAGGAATTATTGGGCAGATTGCAAAAGAAACTGGGCAAAACAAAAGAAGAAATTCACACCCTGATTTCCAAATTATAA
- a CDS encoding YtxH domain-containing protein, with protein MKAGKVLLGILAGTAAGALAGILLAPQKGSRTRRQILNKSEDYADGLKEKIEDMVLSLTKQYNTAVSDVDELVAKGKSKFNHALVEVDHLMTNSKEIKSDKS; from the coding sequence ATGAAAGCAGGAAAAGTATTATTAGGCATACTGGCCGGAACAGCCGCTGGGGCATTGGCGGGTATATTGTTAGCTCCACAAAAAGGCTCAAGAACCAGAAGACAAATCTTGAATAAAAGTGAAGATTATGCCGATGGTTTGAAAGAAAAAATTGAAGACATGGTGTTATCCTTGACAAAACAGTATAATACTGCTGTCAGTGATGTGGACGAACTGGTAGCCAAAGGAAAAAGCAAATTTAACCATGCTCTGGTTGAAGTGGATCATCTGATGACCAACAGCAAGGAAATCAAAAGCGACAAATCATAA
- a CDS encoding glycosyltransferase, whose translation MSGILDDQNSDKPYARIKSNSLPEILVITTYPPRECGIATYSQDLISALKNKFEGTFKISVCALENDREQHQYDDIVRFKINTDQIDSFEKLSSEINLDHNIALVMIQHEFGLFLKREYELQLFMANLNKPFVLGFHTVLPHPDLALQHNVRKIATESEAIVVMTRSSAKILIDDYEIPAEKINVIAHGTHLVQHLDKVQLKLKYNLKGKKVLSTFGLLSSGKSIETTIKALPAIIKENENVMFLIIGKTHPGVVNQEGEAYRNSLKAKVEELGLTDHVRFINYFLPLPDLLEYLQLTDIYVFTSKDPNQAVSGTFSYAMSCGCPIVSTPIPHAIEVLKKGSGVIFDFGNSEKLSVEINKLLKSKALRKRISLTAIHTMAPTAWENAAIAHAYLFQKISNLKFNLNYKIPPVNLDHIKKMSTGAGFIQFAVINKPDLDSGYTLDDNARAMVAMCMHYKKTLDLHDLQYIKTYLEFIAFCIQPDSRFLNYVNEKKEFTEQNFETNLEDSNGRAIWALGYLIAMGDLLPKELILQAEILMDFSLINILEIHSTRAMAFIIKGLYYRNSVRKNIGDIILISQLGNRMMQMYLHESEENWPWFESYLTYGNSILPEAMLCAYMATKEPVYREIAKSSFDFLLSKIFVKDQIKVISNKGWLQRGADNHHEIIGGEQAIDIAYTILALEKFSEVFPEENYELKMKTAFSWFLGNNHLHQIIYNPCTGGCYDGLEDTYINLNQGAESTVSYLMARLTMEEKVNLYIFEETETIELEELS comes from the coding sequence ATGTCCGGAATATTAGATGATCAAAATTCCGACAAACCGTACGCCCGAATAAAATCTAATTCATTACCTGAAATTTTGGTGATTACAACCTATCCGCCAAGAGAATGTGGAATTGCAACTTATTCACAAGATCTGATTTCAGCTCTGAAAAATAAATTTGAAGGCACTTTTAAAATTTCTGTTTGTGCTCTCGAAAATGACCGTGAACAACATCAGTATGACGACATAGTTAGATTCAAAATCAATACTGACCAAATAGATTCTTTCGAAAAACTTTCTTCCGAAATTAATCTTGACCACAATATTGCTCTGGTAATGATCCAGCATGAATTTGGCTTATTTCTGAAAAGAGAATATGAACTTCAATTGTTTATGGCCAACCTTAACAAGCCTTTCGTACTTGGATTTCATACGGTTTTGCCACATCCCGATCTAGCCCTTCAGCACAATGTGAGGAAGATTGCTACCGAGAGTGAAGCGATAGTAGTCATGACCAGGTCTTCTGCCAAAATACTGATTGATGATTATGAAATTCCTGCTGAAAAAATTAATGTAATAGCTCATGGCACCCACCTGGTGCAGCATCTTGACAAGGTTCAGCTCAAACTGAAATACAATCTGAAAGGAAAAAAGGTATTATCAACATTTGGGCTGCTTAGTTCTGGTAAAAGTATCGAAACCACCATCAAGGCATTACCGGCGATCATCAAAGAGAATGAAAATGTGATGTTCCTGATTATTGGTAAAACCCACCCCGGAGTGGTAAATCAGGAAGGGGAAGCCTATCGCAATAGTCTGAAAGCCAAAGTGGAAGAATTAGGACTAACTGACCATGTAAGGTTTATCAACTATTTTTTGCCATTACCTGACCTTTTGGAATACCTCCAACTCACCGACATATATGTATTTACTTCAAAAGACCCCAACCAGGCTGTAAGCGGCACTTTTTCTTATGCCATGAGCTGTGGATGCCCCATCGTATCTACTCCTATTCCACATGCCATTGAGGTATTGAAAAAAGGTTCAGGAGTAATATTTGATTTTGGAAACTCAGAAAAGCTTTCTGTGGAAATCAATAAATTACTGAAAAGTAAGGCTTTAAGAAAGAGAATTAGTTTGACGGCCATTCATACCATGGCTCCCACCGCCTGGGAAAACGCCGCAATAGCCCACGCTTATTTATTTCAAAAGATATCTAATCTGAAATTCAATTTAAATTATAAAATTCCGCCTGTCAATCTGGACCACATCAAAAAAATGAGCACAGGGGCCGGGTTTATACAGTTTGCGGTAATCAACAAGCCGGATTTAGATTCAGGCTATACCCTTGACGACAATGCAAGGGCTATGGTGGCTATGTGCATGCACTATAAGAAAACGCTTGATTTACACGACCTGCAATACATAAAAACCTATCTGGAATTCATTGCATTTTGTATCCAGCCCGATTCCCGTTTTCTTAATTATGTCAACGAGAAAAAGGAATTTACCGAACAAAACTTCGAAACCAACCTCGAAGACTCCAACGGCAGGGCAATATGGGCATTGGGTTATTTGATAGCGATGGGTGATTTATTGCCCAAAGAACTGATTTTGCAAGCCGAAATATTAATGGATTTTTCGCTTATCAATATTTTAGAAATCCACTCCACACGGGCCATGGCTTTTATTATTAAAGGATTGTATTACAGAAATTCGGTCAGAAAAAACATCGGTGACATCATTCTGATATCTCAATTGGGAAACCGTATGATGCAAATGTATCTTCATGAATCGGAAGAAAACTGGCCCTGGTTTGAAAGCTATCTGACTTATGGCAACAGCATTTTACCGGAAGCCATGTTGTGTGCCTATATGGCCACCAAAGAGCCCGTTTACAGAGAAATCGCCAAATCAAGCTTTGATTTTCTTTTGTCTAAAATATTCGTAAAAGACCAGATTAAAGTCATTTCTAACAAAGGTTGGCTACAAAGAGGAGCCGACAACCATCACGAAATCATTGGTGGTGAGCAGGCCATCGATATTGCCTATACGATTTTGGCATTGGAAAAATTCAGTGAGGTATTTCCTGAAGAGAATTACGAATTGAAAATGAAAACTGCGTTTAGCTGGTTTCTCGGAAACAACCATTTACATCAAATCATCTACAACCCTTGTACGGGTGGTTGTTATGACGGCCTCGAAGACACCTACATAAATCTCAACCAGGGTGCCGAGTCAACGGTGAGCTATCTCATGGCCCGGCTCACTATGGAAGAAAAAGTAAATCTATACATTTTTGAAGAGACTGAAACAATTGAATTAGAAGAACTTAGCTAA
- a CDS encoding pesticidal protein Cry7Aa encodes MVEVIKKGILMEKTPFSFENSGVLNPATIRVGEYVHLFYRAVSNNNFSTVGYCKLQGPDHIIQRKQEPIMVPEFDYESHGIEDPRIVKIEELYYLTYTAYDGINALGALAVSSDLIIWQKKGIIVPQFTYEEFNKLLENQPAINDKYVRYNNPHHLLDNSTERVLLWDKNLIFFPRKINGKFYFLHRIKPDIQILVGIEKLEDLTNDFWKSYFQDFSDKIVLSAKYDHESSYIGGGCPPIETPDGWLIIYHGVRDSIKGYIYSACAALLDLENPNIEIARLPYPLFEPEKVWEINGEVNNVCFPTGTALFGDELYIYYGAADERIAYASLSLSALLLELKLYLK; translated from the coding sequence ATGGTTGAGGTAATAAAAAAAGGTATCCTTATGGAGAAAACCCCTTTTTCATTTGAAAATAGCGGTGTTTTAAATCCCGCAACCATAAGAGTAGGTGAATATGTTCATCTGTTTTACAGGGCAGTTAGTAATAATAATTTTTCTACCGTGGGATACTGCAAATTGCAGGGGCCGGACCATATCATCCAAAGAAAACAGGAACCTATCATGGTGCCCGAATTTGACTATGAATCACATGGAATCGAAGATCCCAGAATAGTTAAGATTGAAGAGCTTTATTACCTGACATATACCGCCTATGATGGCATCAATGCTTTAGGTGCTCTGGCAGTTTCGTCAGACCTTATCATCTGGCAAAAAAAAGGAATTATCGTTCCGCAGTTTACATACGAAGAATTTAATAAACTCCTTGAAAACCAACCCGCTATCAACGACAAATATGTCAGGTACAACAATCCACATCATTTGTTGGACAATTCAACGGAAAGGGTTTTGTTATGGGATAAAAATCTGATTTTTTTTCCCAGGAAAATCAATGGCAAATTTTACTTTTTACACCGTATAAAACCCGACATCCAGATTTTGGTGGGTATCGAAAAACTTGAAGATCTGACTAATGACTTTTGGAAAAGCTATTTCCAGGATTTCAGCGATAAAATCGTCCTTTCGGCCAAATATGACCATGAGTCAAGTTATATAGGTGGTGGTTGTCCACCCATTGAAACTCCTGACGGCTGGCTCATTATTTACCATGGAGTGAGAGATTCAATCAAAGGATATATCTATTCGGCCTGTGCTGCTCTGCTTGATCTTGAAAATCCGAACATAGAGATCGCACGTTTGCCTTATCCGCTTTTTGAACCGGAAAAAGTGTGGGAAATCAATGGTGAAGTTAACAATGTGTGTTTCCCTACCGGCACCGCCCTTTTTGGCGATGAACTATACATTTATTATGGTGCTGCCGACGAAAGGATTGCCTATGCCTCTTTAAGTTTATCGGCACTTTTACTTGAACTTAAGCTATATTTAAAATGA
- a CDS encoding low affinity iron permease family protein yields MKKIYSSIEIIFEKLTYLMSKILGSSVTFTLAFSMIVFWFLNRSYHNFEINEIIRDFLHGFTFLSLFVIQKEFSKFSGSLHLKVNELVATTDTASNTLLNVESKTEDEINTLQKEYADLADKVENQTDTEEKPEV; encoded by the coding sequence ATGAAAAAAATATATAGCTCTATCGAAATAATATTTGAGAAACTCACCTATCTCATGTCTAAAATTCTGGGAAGCTCTGTCACCTTCACGCTAGCTTTCAGTATGATAGTGTTTTGGTTTTTAAACCGCAGTTATCATAATTTTGAGATCAACGAAATCATCAGGGACTTCCTGCATGGATTTACATTTTTGAGTCTTTTCGTGATTCAGAAAGAATTCAGCAAATTTTCGGGCTCTTTGCATCTGAAAGTCAACGAACTCGTGGCCACTACCGACACAGCCAGCAACACCCTGCTCAATGTGGAATCGAAGACCGAAGACGAAATCAACACCCTTCAAAAAGAATACGCCGACCTTGCCGATAAGGTTGAAAATCAAACCGATACTGAAGAAAAACCTGAAGTATAA